A window of the Diorhabda carinulata isolate Delta chromosome 1, icDioCari1.1, whole genome shotgun sequence genome harbors these coding sequences:
- the LOC130897991 gene encoding translocon-associated protein subunit gamma, producing the protein MSKSQNKGFTKEEELLLQDFSRNVSTKSSALFYGNALIVSAVPIWLFWRIHMIDLYSSLIVFAMVTAISTYLLAMAYRNTKFTLKHKIAVKREEAVTRDLTKKLADDKKMSKKEKDERILWKKNEVADFEATTFSIFYNNALFLAIVILASFYLLQSFTPAVNYTLSIGITSALLALLSTGSQ; encoded by the coding sequence ATGTCCAAATCACAAAATAAAGGCTTCacgaaagaagaagaattattattacaaGATTTCAGTAGAAATGTTTCAACAAAATCTTCAGCATTGTTTTACGGCAATGCCCTAATTGTATCTGCGGTTCCAATATGGTTATTTTGGAGGATACATATGATTGATTTGTATTCATCATTAATAGTATTTGCTATGGTCACAGCAATATCCACATATTTATTAGCGATGGCTTACAGAAACacaaaatttactttaaaacataaaattgcCGTTAAAAGAGAAGAAGCCGTTACTAGAGATTTGACCAAAAAGCTAGCAGATGATAAGAAAATGAGCAAAAAAGAGAAAGACGAAAGAATACTATGGAAGAAGAATGAAGTAGCAGACTTTGAAGCGACCACTTTCTCCATCTTCTATAACAATGCATTATTTTTGGCTATTGTGATTCTGGCTAGTTTCTACTTACTTCAGTCATTCACTCCAGCTGTAAATTACACTCTTTCCATTGGAATCACATCAGCATTGTTGGCATTATTATCAACTGGTTCTCAGTAG